The Mixophyes fleayi isolate aMixFle1 chromosome 1, aMixFle1.hap1, whole genome shotgun sequence genome includes a region encoding these proteins:
- the LOC142150063 gene encoding kelch-like ECH-associated protein 1A isoform X2 → MLCSRKKKVDFNHTITIAVPSMKGHGYLDYTIENHSSKAFERMDELRRNNQLCDVLIKVIYNGQEKDFPAHKIVLASCSSFFRAMFTSNFRECYAKEVTIKDMCPLVMQRLIEFAYTSRITVGEKCVLHVLMGAMRYQMEDVAQACSDFLAKQLDPSNVIGISNFAEQIGCTELHKKGREYINMHFSEVTKEEEFLNLTHCGILDLVRQESLNVLCETEVYNACLRWVQWDLNNREQYLTILLNAVHLYALPPKFLAVQLKQCPILNKKNSCRIFLSKIFQEMSLHKPLPPTKVRGNQLIYVAGGYLNNSLSSMDAYNPQTGEWIKLANMLEPRSGLGACIVFGLFYTVGGRNHSSTENTDSNSLACFNPITNQWTSRAPMNVARNRVGVAVIDGAIYAVGGSCGSEHHKNVERYDPEVNQWTAVASMNVARIGAGITSCCGLLYAVGGFDGDNRLNTVECYHPDENHWHPRAPMQTIRSGAGGYDGTNQLSSVERYNTDGDYWEPLAPMKHKRSAHGLAHHQGKIYALGGFNADGFLSSVECYCPESNEWIEVTEMPAGCSGMGVAVTMEPCPNSVEDCEES, encoded by the exons ATGTTATGTTCAAGGAAGAAGAAAGTCGATTTTAATCACACTATAACTATTGCTGTCCCGTCTATGAAAGGTCATGGTTACCTTGATTATACCATTGAAAATCATTCTTCCAAAGCCTTTGAAAGAATGGATGAGCTGAGAAGGAATAATCAGCTGTGCGATGTCCTTATAAAAGTTATTTACAATGGCCAAGAAAAAGACTTTCCTGCACATAAGATTGTACTTGCTTCTTGCAGCTCCTTTTTCAGAGCTATGTTTACCAGTAACTTTCGTGAATGCTATGCCAAAGAAGTCACTATCAAAGACATGTGCCCCTTAGTGATGCAGAGGCTGATTGAATTTGCCTATACATCAAGGATAACGGTTGGAGAGAAGTGTGTCTTGCATGTACTCATGGGTGCAATGAGATATCAGATGGAAGATGTGGCACAGGCTTGCAGTGACTTTCTTGCAAAACAACTGGACCCCAGCAATGTGATTGGAATCTCTAACTTCGCAGAACAGATTGGATGCACAGAGTTACATAAAAAAGGAAGAGAATACATCAATATGCACTTCAGTGAG GTTACAAAGGAGGAGGAGTTTTTAAACCTTACTCATTGTGGCATCTTGGACTTGGTCAGACAGGAGAGTCTGAATGTCCTGTGTGAAACAGAGGTATACAATGCCTGTTTAAGGTGGGTGCAGTGGGACTTGAACAACAGAGAACAATATTTGACCATCTTGCTAAATGCTGTTCATCTCTATGCCTTGCCACCAAAGTTTCTTGCAGTTCAGCTAAAGCAGTGTCCCATTCTCAATAAGAAGAACTCATGTAGGATATTTCTGTCTAAGATTTTCCAAGAAATGTCATTACACAAACCTCTCCCACCAACCAAGGTACGAGGCAACCAACTTATTTATGTGGCAGGTGGCTACCTTAATAACTCGCTGAGCTCTATGGATGCCTATAACCCACAGACTGGGGAATGGATTAAACTTGCCAACATGTTGGAACCAAGAAGTGGTCTTGGAGCCTGTATTGTGTTTGGTTTGTTTTACACTGTGGGTGGAAGGAACCATTCCTCTACGGAAAATACAGATTCAAACTCTTTAGCTTGCTTCAATCCAATTACTAATCAATGGACTTCAAGAGCACCCATGAATGTAGCTAGAAACCGGGTTGGAGTAGCTGTAATAGATGGTGCCATTTATGCTGTGGGAGGCTCCTGTGGATCGGAACACCACAAAAATGTTGAAAG GTACGATCCTGAAGTCAACCAGTGGACAGCTGTAGCTTCCATGAATGTTGCGCGTATTGGGGCTGGAATAACATCATGTTGTGGGCTTTTGTATGCAGTTGGTGGATTCGATGGAGATAACCGATTGAACACTGTGGAATGCTATCATCCTGATGAGAACCACTGGCATCCCAGGGCACCGATGCAAACCATACGAAGTGGGGCAG GAGGGTATGATGGCACAAATCAGCTAAGCTCTGTAGAACGATACAATACAGATGGAGATTACTGGGAGCCTCTTGCACCAATGAAACACAAAAGGAGTGCACATGGGCTAGCTCACCACCAAGGAAAAATTTATGCACTTG gtggttttaatgcagACGGCTTTCTCTCCTCTGTGGAATGTTACTGTCCAGAAAGTAATGAGTGGATAGAAGTGACGGAGATGCCAGCAGGTTGCAGTGGCATGGGTGTAGCAGTGACCATGGAGCCATGTCCAAACAGTGTTGAGGATTGCGAAGAAAGCTGA
- the LOC142150063 gene encoding kelch-like ECH-associated protein 1A isoform X1, translated as MLCSRKKKVDFNHTITIAVPSMKGHGYLDYTIENHSSKAFERMDELRRNNQLCDVLIKVIYNGQEKDFPAHKIVLASCSSFFRAMFTSNFRECYAKEVTIKDMCPLVMQRLIEFAYTSRITVGEKCVLHVLMGAMRYQMEDVAQACSDFLAKQLDPSNVIGISNFAEQIGCTELHKKGREYINMHFSEVTKEEEFLNLTHCGILDLVRQESLNVLCETEVYNACLRWVQWDLNNREQYLTILLNAVHLYALPPKFLAVQLKQCPILNKKNSCRIFLSKIFQEMSLHKPLPPTKVRGNQLIYVAGGYLNNSLSSMDAYNPQTGEWIKLANMLEPRSGLGACIVFGLFYTVGGRNHSSTENTDSNSLACFNPITNQWTSRAPMNVARNRVGVAVIDGAIYAVGGSCGSEHHKNVERYDPEVNQWTAVASMNVARIGAGITSCCGLLYAVGGFDGDNRLNTVECYHPDENHWHPRAPMQTIRSGAGVVSLDNYIYAVGGYDGTNQLSSVERYNTDGDYWEPLAPMKHKRSAHGLAHHQGKIYALGGFNADGFLSSVECYCPESNEWIEVTEMPAGCSGMGVAVTMEPCPNSVEDCEES; from the exons ATGTTATGTTCAAGGAAGAAGAAAGTCGATTTTAATCACACTATAACTATTGCTGTCCCGTCTATGAAAGGTCATGGTTACCTTGATTATACCATTGAAAATCATTCTTCCAAAGCCTTTGAAAGAATGGATGAGCTGAGAAGGAATAATCAGCTGTGCGATGTCCTTATAAAAGTTATTTACAATGGCCAAGAAAAAGACTTTCCTGCACATAAGATTGTACTTGCTTCTTGCAGCTCCTTTTTCAGAGCTATGTTTACCAGTAACTTTCGTGAATGCTATGCCAAAGAAGTCACTATCAAAGACATGTGCCCCTTAGTGATGCAGAGGCTGATTGAATTTGCCTATACATCAAGGATAACGGTTGGAGAGAAGTGTGTCTTGCATGTACTCATGGGTGCAATGAGATATCAGATGGAAGATGTGGCACAGGCTTGCAGTGACTTTCTTGCAAAACAACTGGACCCCAGCAATGTGATTGGAATCTCTAACTTCGCAGAACAGATTGGATGCACAGAGTTACATAAAAAAGGAAGAGAATACATCAATATGCACTTCAGTGAG GTTACAAAGGAGGAGGAGTTTTTAAACCTTACTCATTGTGGCATCTTGGACTTGGTCAGACAGGAGAGTCTGAATGTCCTGTGTGAAACAGAGGTATACAATGCCTGTTTAAGGTGGGTGCAGTGGGACTTGAACAACAGAGAACAATATTTGACCATCTTGCTAAATGCTGTTCATCTCTATGCCTTGCCACCAAAGTTTCTTGCAGTTCAGCTAAAGCAGTGTCCCATTCTCAATAAGAAGAACTCATGTAGGATATTTCTGTCTAAGATTTTCCAAGAAATGTCATTACACAAACCTCTCCCACCAACCAAGGTACGAGGCAACCAACTTATTTATGTGGCAGGTGGCTACCTTAATAACTCGCTGAGCTCTATGGATGCCTATAACCCACAGACTGGGGAATGGATTAAACTTGCCAACATGTTGGAACCAAGAAGTGGTCTTGGAGCCTGTATTGTGTTTGGTTTGTTTTACACTGTGGGTGGAAGGAACCATTCCTCTACGGAAAATACAGATTCAAACTCTTTAGCTTGCTTCAATCCAATTACTAATCAATGGACTTCAAGAGCACCCATGAATGTAGCTAGAAACCGGGTTGGAGTAGCTGTAATAGATGGTGCCATTTATGCTGTGGGAGGCTCCTGTGGATCGGAACACCACAAAAATGTTGAAAG GTACGATCCTGAAGTCAACCAGTGGACAGCTGTAGCTTCCATGAATGTTGCGCGTATTGGGGCTGGAATAACATCATGTTGTGGGCTTTTGTATGCAGTTGGTGGATTCGATGGAGATAACCGATTGAACACTGTGGAATGCTATCATCCTGATGAGAACCACTGGCATCCCAGGGCACCGATGCAAACCATACGAAGTGGGGCAG GAGTTGTATCTCTTGACAATTATATATATGCTGTAGGAGGGTATGATGGCACAAATCAGCTAAGCTCTGTAGAACGATACAATACAGATGGAGATTACTGGGAGCCTCTTGCACCAATGAAACACAAAAGGAGTGCACATGGGCTAGCTCACCACCAAGGAAAAATTTATGCACTTG gtggttttaatgcagACGGCTTTCTCTCCTCTGTGGAATGTTACTGTCCAGAAAGTAATGAGTGGATAGAAGTGACGGAGATGCCAGCAGGTTGCAGTGGCATGGGTGTAGCAGTGACCATGGAGCCATGTCCAAACAGTGTTGAGGATTGCGAAGAAAGCTGA